The Virgibacillus sp. MSP4-1 genome has a segment encoding these proteins:
- the aroH gene encoding chorismate mutase: protein MIRGIRGAATVKANEAEEIHKTTRDLLKDVAEKNQIQPEDIVSVFISVTPDLNAAFPAKGMRMLDGWTYVPVMCTTEIPVPEALEKCIRVMVTAHTDRNQKEIQHIYHGDAKKLRPDLIK, encoded by the coding sequence ATGATCAGAGGAATACGAGGAGCAGCCACGGTAAAAGCAAATGAAGCAGAAGAAATACATAAGACTACAAGGGATTTGTTAAAGGACGTGGCCGAAAAAAATCAAATACAGCCTGAAGATATAGTCTCCGTATTCATTTCTGTTACACCAGATTTAAATGCGGCATTTCCGGCTAAAGGGATGCGCATGCTCGATGGCTGGACTTATGTTCCTGTTATGTGTACGACTGAAATCCCTGTTCCTGAAGCTCTGGAAAAGTGTATTAGGGTGATGGTTACAGCCCATACCGACCGAAATCAGAAAGAAATTCAGCATATTTATCACGGTGATGCCAAAAAATTACGCCCTGATTTAATTAAGTAG
- a CDS encoding prephenate dehydrogenase, whose amino-acid sequence MSRVFIVGLGLIGASLAKNIKKNIPEAWMAGMDSNADTIEYALKYNIIDEAAASFEEGVQKADIIILGTHIQITIEYIKQLNEMDIHNEKIVTDVSSVKKPVMEAAISLSSSNIKFIGGHPMAGSHKHGIEAAKSHLFENAYYILTPSKPGLDEQVRLLKDLLKYTKSIFVELTDKEHDKMTGIVSHFPHLIASSLVHQARNWQDEYPFIPKLAAGGFRDITRIASSNPALWEDILFQNKREMVEFLSEWIDEMKNVKELLVSNKHEDVHQYLDSAKTYRDGLPKKKKGALPNFYDIFVDLYDRPGELYKVMKKLAEHEVNIININILEIRENMTGVLRLTLQTEEEQWTAMKVLENNGYEVSLNE is encoded by the coding sequence ATGAGCAGAGTTTTTATAGTAGGACTGGGATTAATAGGGGCATCCCTGGCTAAAAATATTAAAAAAAATATTCCGGAAGCATGGATGGCTGGTATGGATTCCAACGCAGATACAATCGAATATGCCCTGAAATATAATATTATTGATGAAGCAGCTGCCTCCTTTGAAGAAGGTGTACAAAAGGCAGACATTATTATTTTGGGTACTCATATTCAAATTACTATAGAATATATAAAGCAACTCAATGAGATGGATATTCACAATGAGAAGATTGTAACAGATGTTTCTTCCGTAAAAAAACCTGTTATGGAAGCGGCGATATCGTTATCATCTTCAAATATAAAATTCATTGGTGGACATCCAATGGCAGGCTCTCATAAACACGGGATTGAAGCAGCCAAGAGCCATTTGTTTGAAAATGCCTACTACATTTTAACACCGTCCAAGCCGGGTCTTGATGAGCAAGTGCGATTACTCAAGGATTTATTAAAATACACAAAGAGCATTTTTGTTGAACTAACGGATAAAGAGCATGACAAAATGACAGGAATCGTATCTCACTTTCCGCATCTGATTGCTTCCTCACTTGTTCATCAGGCGAGAAATTGGCAGGATGAGTATCCTTTTATCCCTAAATTGGCTGCCGGGGGATTTAGAGATATTACAAGAATTGCTTCAAGCAATCCTGCGCTATGGGAAGACATCCTCTTTCAAAACAAACGAGAAATGGTGGAATTCCTGTCAGAGTGGATTGATGAGATGAAAAATGTTAAAGAACTGCTTGTTTCAAATAAACATGAGGATGTCCATCAATATCTCGACTCGGCCAAAACGTATCGTGATGGCTTACCAAAAAAGAAAAAAGGTGCACTTCCGAACTTTTATGATATTTTTGTCGATTTGTATGACCGTCCGGGAGAATTATATAAAGTTATGAAAAAGCTGGCCGAACATGAAGTTAATATTATTAACATTAATATCCTGGAAATCAGAGAAAATATGACCGGTGTATTAAGGCTGACTCTGCAAACAGAAGAAGAGCAGTGGACAGCTATGAAAGTACTCGAGAACAATGGCTACGAAGTTTCTCTAAATGAATAA
- the aroB gene encoding 3-dehydroquinate synthase has protein sequence MKTLQINAGQGAYNVYIGPDLRFELSKYLPKSYDKILIITDSQVEQLGYLKDAEEALQMETDQLYSYTIAAGEKSKQLNVFEQLQTYAIQKGLDRHSLIVALGGGVIGDLAGFTAATFMRGIDYIQVPTTILAHDSSVGGKTGINHPLGKNLIGAFHAPKAVVYDLSTLRTLSAVEKRSGFAEVVKHGLIADKTMLNQLMDEVQTLENIRPSVLEEALYNGIKIKAHIVEEDEQEKGVRSYLNFGHTLGHAIEAEAGYGAITHGEAVAIGMLFALRVSQSYLSLSFSYQNFKTWLEQLRYPLDICKELQVSSLLDRMKLDKKNQKGQIRMVLLKEVGEPQICTIDEQRLFTELTSFMNEVME, from the coding sequence ATGAAAACATTACAAATCAATGCCGGTCAAGGGGCCTATAACGTCTATATAGGTCCGGACTTGCGCTTTGAACTGTCAAAATATTTACCCAAGTCTTATGACAAAATATTAATCATCACGGATAGTCAGGTGGAGCAGTTGGGCTACTTAAAAGACGCAGAAGAGGCACTGCAAATGGAAACAGACCAGCTTTATTCCTATACGATAGCGGCCGGGGAAAAGTCTAAGCAATTGAATGTTTTTGAACAACTGCAAACGTATGCCATTCAAAAAGGTCTGGATCGTCATTCGCTTATTGTTGCATTAGGTGGCGGAGTTATTGGCGACTTGGCTGGCTTCACAGCTGCCACCTTTATGCGGGGAATTGACTATATCCAGGTGCCGACCACGATTCTCGCTCATGACAGCAGTGTCGGTGGGAAGACAGGTATCAACCATCCCCTGGGAAAAAATTTAATTGGAGCCTTTCACGCACCTAAGGCCGTGGTTTATGATCTGTCAACGTTAAGGACTCTATCTGCTGTTGAGAAAAGGTCAGGCTTTGCTGAGGTAGTCAAGCACGGACTGATAGCGGATAAAACGATGCTTAACCAACTAATGGATGAGGTACAAACGCTGGAGAACATCCGACCATCTGTTTTAGAGGAAGCCCTTTACAACGGAATTAAGATCAAAGCTCATATTGTGGAGGAAGATGAACAGGAAAAGGGAGTCAGGAGCTATTTGAATTTTGGACATACACTTGGCCACGCAATTGAAGCAGAAGCGGGATATGGTGCCATTACCCATGGAGAGGCGGTAGCTATAGGTATGTTATTTGCTCTTCGGGTAAGTCAGAGCTATTTATCCTTATCTTTTTCATATCAGAACTTTAAAACCTGGTTAGAACAGCTTCGATATCCTTTAGACATTTGTAAAGAGCTGCAAGTTTCCTCCTTACTGGATCGAATGAAACTTGATAAGAAGAATCAAAAGGGTCAAATTCGCATGGTTTTATTAAAAGAAGTGGGAGAACCCCAAATATGCACGATTGATGAACAACGATTATTCACAGAATTAACTAGCTTTATGAACGAGGTGATGGAATGA
- the aroA gene encoding 3-phosphoshikimate 1-carboxyvinyltransferase has protein sequence MMQKTIHLKNNALRGNVQVPGDKSMSHRAVIFGALASGTTIIHDFLSGEDCLSTIGAFQKMGVCVGLDEQTVTIKSNGAEYFSEPAEPVHLGNSGTTARLLLGVLAGQPFHTVLTGDHSLSKRPMDRVTVPLHQMGAQSDGRCDGKLLPMSIRGGQLSPIDYTLPVHSAQVKSAILIAGLFANGTTTVTEPVPTRDHTERMITAFGGKMDRSGSAISVMGHQKLKGTELSIPGDISSASFFIAGGILANQSEITIKDVGLNPTRTGILDVVKKMGANIQVETTKHIGDEPVGNIYVTSGSLRETVISGDMIPKVIDEIPLLALLATQADGETVIKDASELRFKETDRIKTIVQVLKKFGASISEREDGMVIRGGTPLKGGRVSSYGDHRIGMMEAIASLITSEPVEIEDPDCIRISYPDFFKDLQSLSRPL, from the coding sequence ATGATGCAGAAAACCATTCATCTGAAAAATAATGCTTTAAGAGGGAATGTTCAAGTACCAGGGGATAAATCAATGTCCCATCGAGCAGTTATATTTGGGGCGTTGGCCAGTGGTACAACGATTATTCATGATTTTTTATCAGGAGAAGACTGTCTCTCTACAATTGGAGCGTTCCAAAAAATGGGAGTTTGTGTGGGGCTGGACGAACAAACGGTCACCATTAAAAGCAATGGAGCGGAGTATTTTTCAGAACCTGCTGAACCTGTCCATTTGGGGAATTCGGGCACTACAGCCCGACTCTTGCTTGGTGTTTTGGCAGGTCAGCCTTTTCACACAGTCTTAACAGGGGATCATTCTCTTTCCAAACGGCCGATGGACCGAGTAACCGTTCCTTTACACCAAATGGGAGCCCAATCAGATGGCCGCTGTGACGGGAAGCTATTACCGATGAGTATCCGTGGAGGTCAGCTCAGCCCCATTGATTATACATTGCCTGTTCATAGTGCACAGGTTAAGTCAGCGATTCTGATTGCGGGGTTATTTGCTAATGGAACGACAACTGTTACAGAACCTGTGCCGACCAGAGATCACACGGAACGGATGATTACTGCTTTTGGGGGTAAAATGGATCGTTCCGGATCAGCGATTTCTGTCATGGGCCATCAGAAGCTCAAGGGAACAGAATTATCCATCCCCGGAGATATATCTTCCGCAAGCTTCTTTATAGCTGGTGGTATTTTAGCAAATCAGAGCGAGATTACGATTAAAGATGTCGGTCTAAACCCAACAAGAACCGGAATTCTTGATGTGGTTAAAAAAATGGGGGCAAATATACAGGTTGAAACAACGAAGCATATCGGTGATGAACCTGTAGGAAACATTTATGTTACATCAGGAAGCCTCAGGGAAACAGTGATTTCCGGGGACATGATTCCAAAAGTGATTGATGAAATCCCTCTGCTCGCATTGCTGGCAACACAGGCGGACGGAGAAACCGTGATTAAGGATGCCAGTGAATTACGCTTTAAAGAAACAGATCGAATCAAAACGATTGTTCAGGTTTTAAAGAAGTTTGGAGCTTCCATTTCTGAACGTGAAGATGGTATGGTCATCCGGGGGGGTACTCCCCTGAAAGGTGGCAGAGTATCCTCCTATGGAGATCATCGCATCGGCATGATGGAGGCGATTGCATCACTTATAACCAGTGAACCCGTTGAAATTGAAGATCCGGACTGTATCCGAATATCCTATCCGGATTTTTTTAAGGATTTGCAATCTTTGAGTCGTCCATTGTAG
- the hisC gene encoding histidinol-phosphate transaminase, producing MKTKNIIPSLTPYKPGKTINEVKRERHLSKIVKLASNENVYGPSPFVLEKLSDFGEDLHLYPDGYARELRERVSAHLNVDMDEIIFGAGSDEIVQMLCRTYLETGANTVMAHPTFPQYKHHAAVEGAEVREIPVKNGHHQLEQMLEAIDDKTRIVWLCSPNNPTGCYINEKLLKSFLDRCPDHVLVVLDEAYYEYVSAEDYPDSLSLLENYKNMIVLRTFSKAYGLAGFRVGYGISSEEIIRHLNTIRGPFNVTSIGQFAAINALEDQAYIREIRQLNQNVRDEVEHFCEQHHLSYDSSETNFLLIHLPKSGLEVSNQLLDYGFIVRAGELLGIEQSIRVTIGRKEDMKEFTNALSECLQ from the coding sequence ATGAAGACCAAAAACATTATCCCGTCATTAACACCATACAAACCGGGAAAGACAATTAATGAAGTTAAAAGAGAACGTCATCTTTCTAAAATTGTTAAACTGGCATCCAATGAAAATGTTTATGGTCCGTCGCCGTTCGTTCTGGAAAAATTAAGTGATTTCGGGGAAGATTTGCACCTTTATCCTGATGGTTATGCAAGAGAACTGAGGGAACGAGTCTCGGCTCATCTCAATGTGGATATGGATGAGATAATTTTTGGTGCAGGCTCGGATGAAATTGTTCAGATGCTGTGCCGTACTTATCTTGAAACAGGTGCTAATACAGTCATGGCCCATCCCACCTTCCCCCAATATAAGCATCATGCTGCGGTTGAAGGGGCTGAGGTGCGGGAAATTCCTGTTAAGAATGGTCATCACCAGCTTGAACAGATGCTGGAAGCGATTGATGACAAGACAAGAATCGTGTGGTTATGCAGTCCGAATAATCCTACCGGCTGTTATATAAACGAAAAACTGCTGAAGTCTTTTCTGGACCGCTGCCCTGATCATGTTTTAGTTGTACTTGATGAGGCTTATTATGAGTACGTTTCAGCTGAAGATTACCCGGATTCTTTATCCCTGTTGGAAAACTATAAAAATATGATTGTATTAAGAACCTTTTCGAAGGCTTATGGATTAGCGGGCTTTCGCGTAGGCTACGGGATTAGTTCTGAGGAGATAATACGTCATTTAAATACCATCCGAGGCCCATTTAATGTCACATCTATTGGTCAGTTTGCAGCCATTAATGCTCTTGAGGATCAGGCATATATTAGAGAAATCAGACAGCTGAATCAAAACGTCCGTGATGAAGTAGAACACTTTTGCGAACAACATCACCTGAGCTATGATTCTTCAGAAACGAATTTTCTTCTTATTCATCTACCTAAATCCGGATTGGAAGTTTCTAATCAATTACTGGATTATGGTTTTATTGTTCGTGCCGGGGAATTACTGGGGATTGAACAGAGTATCCGCGTGACTATTGGAAGAAAAGAAGATATGAAAGAATTTACTAATGCATTGTCTGAATGCCTGCAGTAA